The DNA sequence tcttttgcaTGTAGCAGTAGTCTCCGATATCATCAGAGATTTCACTCTGGAGAAAAGCTATacaaatgcagtgaatgtggtaAAGCTTACACCAGTAACACTGAACTTTCTCGTCATCAGAAagtgcacactggagaaaggctttatcagtgcagtgaatgtgggaaatatttTATCCGGAGCATTGCCCTTcgttatcatcagagagttcatacaggagaaaagccttatgaatGCAGTGAATGTGCAAAATCTTTTAGAAGTAGCAAtggtctccaatatcatcagagagttcacgctggagaaaagccttacaaatgcagtgaatgtggaaaagctTTCACCGCTAAAACCCAACTTcataatcatcagagagttcatacgggagaaaagccttatcaatgcaatgaatgtgggaaatcttttacccagAGTTGGTCCCTTCATTGTCATCTAAGAATTCATACCGGAGCAAAGCCTTatcagtgcagtgaatgtgggaaatcttttaaccAGAGTTCTGCCCTTAGAAATCACAAGAgaattcatacaggagaaaagccttataaatgcagtgaatgtggaaaatcttttaccaAAAACACTGCCCTTTGTAATCATCAGAGACTTCATACAGGAAAAAAACTTTGAGACACAGAGATCACTCCCAAGAGAGGGTACCTGTGACAAACTCAAGTATGTCTGGGagcatgaatttcttttcttgtttgcAAGGGATGCCAAATACATGTGAAGGGAATCTCTTGTCTGGGTGTTGCAGAGGGCCATGTGCCCTAAGGCCTGCAATTTCACGGGTAATGGTCTGTGATTTGAGCACCATAGCAGTGAGGGGAAACCCTTTCACTGGAGAAACACTGACCCAATTTTGATTGGACGATACTGCAGCCCGGTAGATGGAAGGGTCCTCATCTAAATGTGCATCCAGGAACTATTTTGACAAAAAGACCACAGGAGCTGTGTGTACACAGATCTGAGGGAATCCAGGGATGATTATATTCTGTGGAGAAGTCATTGTCATTGATTATAATCAAGATGTTTTGTGGCTCCTGTAGCTTCTCAGAAGTTACCATCAGAGCCATTGGTGTGCTGGCAGGAATACAAAGATGGAGACAAAGGCTGTCTTTAGTCCAGGGATGTGGCTTTTGTGGGTTTGGGTGAAAGTTCTTCATTGTTTGTTACATTTTCTCTCACTGAGATGAGACTCTCACCCAGAGGGCATAAGTATGGGGATTGAATATAATGTTGCCAAACTGTTCTCCAGAATTGGTcaacatatatttgttttatcttgAATGATTTTTAAGAGGTACAATGAGTAAATTGCATGTGTTAAGTATAATGTTTCATAAATCTTGACATGTGCCtgaaactgaaaccttcattatAGTCATAATGCTGACCATATCTGTCTCTGTGTAATTGGTTCATGACCTCTTTTAATCTGTCCCTGTTCTTCACAGCTTTCCTAGTAACCATGGATTTACATTCCATTTTCATagagaactttatttttctaaatgtttttctgCTCTATGTTTCATAAATACATGAAGATTTATTAAAGTTACTTTAGTagctcatctttttttctgatagatattcttatcattgatatatCACCTTCTGTTtgtccatttttataaatatttggttatttcTAATAAAGCTGGTACCAACATTCTGTGTAATTCCTTGTATGTATATAAGTGTTATTTATCTTTGTGAAAAATTAAGTGCATAATCTGAGTTTTTGGCTAGATGAATGTTTAAATTTACGAAGATTAGCAAATTGTGATCTAAATGGAATAtaacgccaaaaccggtttggctcagtggatagagcatcggcccgggaactgaagggtcccgggttcgattccggtcaagggcatgtactgtggttgtgggcacatccccagtggggggtgtgcaagaggcagctgatcgatttttctctctcatcaatgtttctaactctatctctctcccttcctctctgtaaaaaaatcaatgaaatatatttaaaaaaaataaaaaataaatggaatatacgaccatggctggtgtggctcagtgtttagtCATCATCTCGTGTAGTATAGGTTGTGATTTTGATTGCCGGTGGGGGGATATGGGCtgagttgtgggctagatccacagaagtgggtgtgcaggaggttgCTGGCCAATATGGAACTcttccatcaatgtttctctccctctcaactctctctaaaaattaataaactattctttgaaaatgaaaaataaaccttgtcctagctggtttgcatcagtggattgagcatcagtctgcaaactaaagggtcccagattcgattctgccCAAGGGCAAATTGTCTGGATTGGGGGCTGAATctccagtagtgggcatgcaggaggtgccaTCAATGactgactctccctctctctctccctctctgaaatcaataaggaaataagtTTAAAAACGAAAAATATCAGTGTCTAGGAGCATGTCTCACTAAGAATGGAGTGACTCAACCAATAGCCGAGCTCTATGGTATGCTAATAAGTattaagattgttttaaaaaaataaataaaccttaacTGATTGTACATTTTTGCATTTTTCCAGTAGTGTGTGAGGGATTCACATTTCTTTACATCCTAGGGAATATTTTGTAAGTTCATCATGCTACCTCACTGGTTGATTGtactttttctagaaatttatggTGAATCTTTTCTCAGATGTATATTGGCTGTGTCTGCATCTTTGTTAAAACATCTGATTATATGTTCTGCCTCATGTTTTATGAGTTTGCGCAATTTTGTTGCACAAAATGACAATGGAATAACAAATATGGATATTAGAGTTTCACTCATTGTGTTCCTTTTTGATTTAggaaattttttttgtattggtataaagtgttttaataagttttacctttaaaaatatatttttagaattttttaaaaatattttttatggccgaaccggtttggctcagtggatagagcatcggcctgcggactgaaaggtcccaggttcgattccggtcaagggcatgtaccttggttgcgggcacatccccagtagggggtgtgcaagaggcagctgatcgatgtttctctctcatcgatgtttctaactctctatccctctctcttcctctctgtaaaaaatcaataaaatatatttaaaaatatatatatatatatttttatgaatttcagagaggaagggagagggagaaatagaatcatcaataatgagagagaatcattgctgggctacctcctgcactctgctgttgggaatggaccccacaacccagacatgtgccctgatgagaaaTTGAATGGGGGCCGATGCtttaccactgagcaacaccagctagaaattatttaatttttaaatgctatgcACAATGCAGTGAACACTTTTAATTTTAACCCGCACTACTAACATACTTCACCACCTGCAGAAGATCAACCTTAAGAACATTCTCAGGACAGGAACCCTTCACTTCCCAATGCCAATACGCACCTTTGTTTTTAAGGGCTTTTGAGAAAGAACTGGGGCCTTTCTGAACCCGCTGACCCACCTGCAGGGAGGCAGTACTGTGGGCACTGAGGTCTCTGTGTTGGGCCTCCAACCTGGAATCTCCAGGAGACTCACTACAGCTCCCTGCACCTCACTTGGTTAATGTGACATGATGCTATAACAAGACTTAGCTAGGACTGTGAGGATCAATAAAAGTTATAAACTTGGTACTTGCCTGGGCTGTGGTTCCAGAGATCACTTtttgagcattttctcttttaattctctCAAAAACCTGGGAAGTCTAAACTCATATTGAACTGTTGGGAACATCCTCGATTACAGAAATGAGGAAGATTTTCCAAGTTTACTTAACAAATAATACCAGGGCTGAACTGCAGACTCTGAGTGATGGCTGAATGATTACTGTGATGCCTTTTTTGTGAAAGAGGGTTAAGGGACTGCCTGGATATTAGAACCAAATAGTGTTGTTCAACtacctccttaggcttttattgtaacaacagcttgaattaaaattaactattagacactatcagtagggtaagcatccttgagaacacacatgtgtctgcagtgtcctttaagcaaggacatgtaaagactaagcataaagattctgGTAAACACCCAGGGCCTTGCACGTAAACAGACTTGCTTCCCCAGAAAACATGTGTCAGGTACAAAGGATGGATTACAACCCAGTGTTGGGCCTGGATTGCCAGTGGGGAAAAGGGCCTGGTTGTAGGCTAGATCCCTAGAGGGTGTGTGCACAAGGCTTCTTGCTGAGGTtgcactctcacatagatgtttctctcccactctctaataTTTTCCTCTAAAAGTCAGTGCAATATTcttgaaaatgaatataaattgatTGTGCATTTTTGCATTATACTAGCAGTATGTGAGGGTTTCACATTGTCCACATCCTAGAGAATATTTTCTTTGGTCAATCATTCTTTGTtgaaacttttttgttgttgttgttgctaactTTGTTGTGCTTCCtcacttgttttttttattgtatttttttttctaggaaattaaGGTGAATCTTATCACAGATGTGCATTTGCTGTGTATGTATCTTTGTTAAAACATCTGATCCTCCAGACAAGTCCAGATGAAACAGGAGGTGATATATTTAGGCACTTGTGAAGCATATAGATGGTGTGAGACCATGTTTTGTTGTTCCTCAGAATTTATCCCATCACGCTCTTGCATTTGTGTTCTGACCCCCCCCCTACATACTTTACATGACATTTATTGTGTTTTCTGTGATATTGTATATTTTTCCCAAGACTATGACATGTATCTGGACAATAAGTTTACGTAAtaaaattttcttactttttttttttgttaacactCAACCTCagtgatttttccattgattttttttttccttaaacatattttattgatttttttcagagaggaagggagagggatagagagccagaaacatcgatcggctgcctcctgcacacaccccactggggacgtgcccacaaccaaggtacatgcccttaaccagaatcaaacctggaacccttcagtccgtaggccgacgctctatatccactgagccaaaccagtttcggctccattgatttttagagagtggaaggaaggtggagagacccagagagggagagaaacatctgtgtgtgagagagaaatccTTTGGTGGCCtccggcacatgccctgacctctCTGGGTACTGAGCCCCATAGGAGGTACAGGTCCTTGCCCAGAATGAAAGCCTtcacccctcagtccacaggcaaaGGCTCCAtcctttgagccaaactgtttgtTGTGTAGATGCCTACCCTGCTGGCACCCTTCAAGGTTTGGAAAGTGGCATCTGCACCTGAGATAAAGGTTTTGGATCCTAGGGTCTCACAACCTTGCttggaaataattatttcacaGTTCCAGTGTCTGCATGCGGAATGAACATTATTTATGGAAGAGAATATTGCTAGAGCAAACTATAGACAGGCATAATGGAGTTATACAATGAGCAGTGcttatcaggcgtcctcaaactacggcccgcgggccacatgcgggtgttttgccattttgttgtttttactttaaaataagatatgtgcagtgtgcacaggaatttg is a window from the Eptesicus fuscus isolate TK198812 chromosome 21, DD_ASM_mEF_20220401, whole genome shotgun sequence genome containing:
- the LOC129147527 gene encoding zinc finger protein 79-like, which codes for MAAPALRSFAEPYHCSEYGKSFTGRNALQYLQKVHTREKPYQCSECGKSFACSSSLRYHQRFHSGEKLYKCSECGKAYTSNTELSRHQKVHTGERLYQCSECGKYFIRSIALRYHQRVHTGEKPYECSECAKSFRSSNGLQYHQRVHAGEKPYKCSECGKAFTAKTQLHNHQRVHTGEKPYQCNECGKSFTQSWSLHCHLRIHTGAKPYQCSECGKSFNQSSALRNHKRIHTGEKPYKCSECGKSFTKNTALCNHQRLHTGKKL